A region from the Variovorax paradoxus genome encodes:
- a CDS encoding IclR family transcriptional regulator: protein MIRPMKIVKGLAPEIPEPAPGDTPTMRLFGLLEVMAAKDQRYSLQGLVEETGMPKPTLHRMLQQLEGAGLLQREGDGRHYGIGTRLRRLAENLLLNDSLHGARHTVLRQLVEEIGESCNLTALSGSEVVYLDRVETAAPLRFYLHSGSRVPVHCSASGKIFLAQMSAAQRRRLLSNAPLEPYTPRTLTDPDALEKEVQRVRKDGYAIDNEEFLPGLLCIAALVPSGDDGPSNLCIAVQAPVMRLDVAKAKTLLPALQRAAEALSRIDADAGTDRAQA, encoded by the coding sequence ATGATCCGGCCCATGAAAATCGTCAAGGGGCTCGCGCCCGAAATCCCTGAACCGGCGCCGGGCGACACGCCCACCATGCGCCTGTTCGGGCTGCTCGAAGTCATGGCCGCCAAGGACCAGCGCTACTCGCTGCAGGGCCTGGTGGAAGAAACCGGCATGCCCAAGCCCACCCTGCATCGCATGCTCCAGCAGCTCGAAGGCGCGGGCCTCTTGCAGCGCGAGGGCGACGGCCGCCACTACGGCATCGGCACGCGGCTGCGGCGGCTGGCCGAGAACCTGCTGCTCAACGACAGCCTCCACGGTGCGCGCCATACGGTGCTGCGTCAACTGGTGGAAGAAATCGGCGAGAGCTGCAACCTCACCGCGCTCTCGGGCAGCGAGGTGGTGTACCTCGACCGCGTGGAAACCGCCGCGCCGCTGCGCTTCTACCTGCATTCGGGCTCGCGCGTGCCGGTGCACTGCTCGGCCAGCGGCAAGATCTTTCTCGCGCAGATGAGCGCGGCGCAGCGCCGGCGGCTGCTCTCCAACGCGCCGCTGGAGCCCTACACGCCACGCACGCTCACCGACCCCGACGCGCTCGAAAAGGAAGTGCAGCGCGTGCGCAAGGACGGCTACGCCATCGACAACGAAGAGTTCCTGCCCGGCCTGCTGTGCATTGCCGCGCTGGTGCCGTCGGGCGACGACGGCCCCTCGAACCTGTGCATCGCGGTGCAGGCGCCGGTCATGCGGCTCGACGTGGCCAAGGCGAAGACGCTGCTGCCCGCCCTGCAG
- the xsc gene encoding sulfoacetaldehyde acetyltransferase, translated as MSQKQPAAPTREAVAGVQKMTPSEAFVETMVANGVTDIFGIMGSAFMDAMDIFAPAGIRLIPVVHEQGGAHMADGYARVSGRHGVVIGQNGPGISNCVTAIAAAYWAHSPVVMITPETGTMGMGLGGFQEANQLPMFQEFTRYQGHVNNPKRMAEYTARCFDRAISEMGPTQLNIPRDYFYGEITTEIPKPMRVERGAGGEMSLNAAVELLASAKFPVILSGGGVVMGDAVEECKALAERLGAPVANGYLRNDSFPASHPLAAGPLGYQGSKAAMKLIAQADVVLALGSRMGPFGTLPQHGMDYWPKDAKIIQVEADHTNLGLVKKITVGIHGDAKATANELLKRLAGKTLACDATKAQRAEKIKAEKAAWEKELDEWTHERDQFSLDAIEEAKGEKTPTGGTYLHPRQVLRELEKAMPPRVMVSTDIGNINAIANSYLRFEEPRSFFAPMSFGNCGYSLPTMIGAKCAAPDRPAVAYAGDGAWGMSMVEIMTAVRHDIPVTAVVFHNRQWGAEKKNQVDFYNRRFVAGELESESFAGIAKAMGAEGIVVDRLEDVGPALKKAIDMQMNQGKTCVIEIMCTRELGDPFRRDALAKPVRFLDKYKDYV; from the coding sequence ATGAGCCAGAAGCAACCCGCCGCACCCACCCGCGAAGCCGTCGCCGGCGTGCAGAAGATGACGCCCTCCGAGGCCTTCGTCGAAACCATGGTCGCCAACGGCGTGACCGACATCTTCGGCATCATGGGCTCGGCCTTCATGGACGCGATGGACATCTTCGCGCCTGCCGGCATCCGCCTGATCCCGGTGGTGCACGAGCAGGGCGGGGCCCACATGGCCGACGGCTATGCGCGCGTGTCGGGCCGCCACGGCGTCGTCATCGGCCAGAACGGCCCCGGCATCAGCAACTGCGTGACGGCCATCGCGGCCGCCTACTGGGCGCACAGCCCGGTCGTGATGATCACGCCCGAGACCGGCACCATGGGCATGGGCCTGGGCGGCTTCCAGGAAGCCAACCAGTTGCCGATGTTCCAGGAGTTCACCAGGTACCAGGGCCACGTGAACAACCCCAAGCGCATGGCCGAGTACACGGCGCGCTGTTTCGACCGCGCCATCTCCGAGATGGGCCCGACGCAGCTCAACATTCCGCGCGACTATTTCTATGGCGAGATCACCACCGAGATCCCGAAGCCCATGCGCGTGGAGCGCGGCGCGGGCGGCGAGATGAGCCTGAACGCGGCCGTCGAGCTGCTGGCCTCGGCGAAGTTTCCGGTGATCCTCTCGGGCGGCGGCGTGGTGATGGGCGATGCGGTCGAAGAGTGCAAGGCGTTGGCCGAGCGCCTGGGTGCACCCGTGGCCAACGGGTATCTGCGCAACGATTCGTTCCCCGCGAGCCATCCGCTCGCCGCGGGCCCGCTGGGCTACCAGGGCTCCAAGGCCGCGATGAAGCTGATCGCGCAGGCCGACGTGGTGCTCGCGCTCGGCTCGCGCATGGGCCCCTTCGGCACCTTGCCGCAGCACGGCATGGACTACTGGCCGAAGGACGCGAAGATCATCCAGGTGGAGGCCGACCACACCAACCTCGGCCTCGTGAAGAAGATCACCGTCGGCATCCACGGCGACGCCAAGGCCACGGCCAATGAACTGCTCAAGCGGCTGGCTGGCAAGACGCTCGCCTGCGACGCCACCAAGGCCCAGCGCGCTGAAAAGATCAAGGCCGAAAAGGCCGCGTGGGAAAAAGAGCTCGACGAGTGGACCCACGAGCGCGACCAATTCAGCCTCGACGCCATCGAGGAGGCCAAGGGCGAGAAGACGCCCACCGGCGGCACTTACCTGCACCCGCGCCAGGTGCTGCGCGAGCTCGAGAAGGCCATGCCGCCGCGCGTGATGGTCTCCACCGACATCGGCAACATCAACGCTATTGCCAACAGCTACCTGCGCTTCGAGGAGCCGAGGAGTTTCTTCGCGCCGATGAGCTTCGGCAACTGCGGCTACTCGCTGCCGACCATGATCGGCGCCAAGTGCGCGGCACCCGACCGACCGGCCGTGGCCTATGCCGGCGACGGCGCCTGGGGCATGAGCATGGTCGAGATCATGACCGCCGTGCGGCACGACATCCCGGTCACGGCCGTGGTCTTCCACAACCGCCAGTGGGGCGCCGAGAAGAAGAACCAGGTCGACTTCTACAACCGCCGCTTCGTCGCGGGCGAGCTCGAGAGCGAGAGCTTCGCGGGCATTGCCAAGGCCATGGGCGCCGAGGGCATCGTGGTCGACCGGCTCGAAGACGTGGGCCCTGCGCTCAAGAAGGCCATCGACATGCAGATGAACCAGGGCAAGACCTGCGTGATCGAGATCATGTGCACCCGCGAGCTCGGCGATCCGTTCCGCCGCGATGCGCTGGCCAAGCCGGTGCGCTTCCTCGACAAGTACAAGGACTACGTTTGA